From a single Miscanthus floridulus cultivar M001 chromosome 8, ASM1932011v1, whole genome shotgun sequence genomic region:
- the LOC136474974 gene encoding uncharacterized protein, with product MARSARARKHVARQLKSTHPIPSYRWKAKAMKKSNRKQALPALQKMDWEDANCSVCMEYPHNAVLILCSSHDKGCRPYMCGTSYRHSNCLDQFKKAYTKGALLEEVPANSVGTNLDSAPLTAEKTESIDLACPLCRGKVKGWTVVEPARSYLNGKRRTCMQDGCSFVGTYKELRKHVKMEHPLAKPREVDPVLEQKWRLLEIERERQDALSTITATMGRAVVLGDYVLDLEDGVDLEDVDSDADVDDGRGTENTRRMLLFIMRQVAQHHQNQRFQNATGASDHAEDNYVVSSGANGTTPYSYPLEGEDENDMVVAGGRSTDVLRPERRRRRRRRNRGRLFLGAN from the coding sequence ATGGCAAGAAGTGCGAGAGCTAGGAAGCATGTGGCTCGTCAGCTCAAGTCCACCCATCCCATTCCTTCATACCGATGGAAGGCAAAGGCGATGAAAAAATCCAACCGGAAGCAAGCGTTGCCAGCCTTGCAAAAGATGGACTGGGAAGATGCCAATTGCTCTGTGTGCATGGAATACCCACATAACGCTGTGCTCATCCTCTGTTCATCCCACGATAAGGGCTGTCGTCCTTACATGTGTGGAACTAGCTACCGCCACTCTAATTGCTTGGATCAGTTCAAGAAAGCCTACACCAAGGGGGCATTGCTTGAGGAAGTTCCTGCAAATAGCGTTGGCACTAATCTGGACTCAGCGCCATTGACTGCAGAAAAAACTGAGTCCATTGACCTTGCATGTCCATTGTGCCGTGGCAAGGTGAAAGGGTGGACAGTGGTAGAACCAGCTCGAAGCTACCTCAATGGAAAAAGGAGAACATGCATGCAGGATGGTTGCTCATTTGTGGGGACCTACAAGGAGCTCCGCAAGCATGTCAAGATGGAACACCCTCTTGCAAAGCCAAGGGAAGTTGATCCTGTCCTTGAGCAAAAATGGAGATTGCTCGAGATTGAAAGGGAGCGGCAAGATGCGCTCAGTACCATCACTGCAACAATGGGCAGAGCCGTTGTTCTTGGTGATTATGTGCTAGACTTGGAGGATGGAGTGGACTTGGAGGATGTTGACAGTGATGCTGATGTTGATGATGGCCGTGGGACAGAAAACACTCGTAGGATGCTACTATTTATTATGCGCCAAGTTGCTCAACATCATCAAAACCAAAGGTTTCAGAATGCGACCGGTGCATCTGACCATGCCGAGGACAATTATGTGGTGAGCAGTGGTGCCAATGGAACCACACCATACTCTTACCCTTTGGAAGGGGAGGATGAGAATGATATGGTTGTGGCCGGAGGCAGAAGCACTGATGTGCTCAGACCAGAGAGGAGGCGCCGTCGCCGGCGCAGGAACCGTGGAAGATTATTTTTAGGTGCTAATTGA